Proteins encoded by one window of Pseudomonas tructae:
- a CDS encoding adenosylmethionine--8-amino-7-oxononanoate transaminase, which translates to MGLNQQWMQRDLKVLWHPCTQMKDHEQLPLIPIKRGEGVWLEDFEGKRYLDAVSSWWVNAFGHANPRINQRIKDQVDQLEHVILAGFSHQPVIELSERLVQITPAGLDRVFYSDNGSSCIEVALKMSFHYWLNKGQPEKKRFVTLSNSYHGETIAAMSVGDVPLFTETYKALLLDTIKVPSPDCYLRPEGMGWEEHSRNLFAAMEQTLAEHHASVAAVIVEPLIQGAGGMRMYHPVYLKLLREACDRYGVHLIHDEIAVGFGRTGTMFACEQAGIRPDFLCLSKALTGGYLPLAACLTTNEVYSAFYDDYPTLRAFLHSHSYTGNPLACAAALATLDIFEQDNVIEANKALAQRMATATAHLVDHRHVAEVRQTGMALAIEMVQDKASKSAYPWQERRGLKVFEHALSRGALLRPLGSVVYFLPPYVITPEQIDFLAQVATEGIDIATRSSVSVAVPADFHPDFRDPG; encoded by the coding sequence ATGGGCCTAAACCAACAGTGGATGCAACGTGACCTCAAGGTCCTGTGGCACCCCTGCACCCAGATGAAAGACCACGAACAACTGCCGCTGATTCCGATCAAGCGCGGTGAAGGCGTGTGGCTGGAAGACTTCGAAGGCAAACGCTACCTCGACGCCGTCAGTTCCTGGTGGGTCAACGCCTTCGGCCATGCCAATCCGCGTATCAACCAGCGCATCAAGGACCAGGTCGACCAGCTTGAGCATGTGATCCTCGCCGGTTTCAGTCACCAACCGGTGATCGAGCTGTCCGAGCGTCTGGTACAGATCACTCCTGCAGGCCTGGACCGGGTGTTCTACTCCGATAATGGTTCGTCCTGCATCGAAGTGGCGCTGAAAATGAGTTTTCACTACTGGCTGAACAAGGGCCAGCCAGAGAAAAAGCGTTTCGTCACCCTGAGCAACAGCTATCACGGCGAGACCATTGCGGCGATGTCGGTTGGCGATGTGCCGTTGTTCACCGAAACCTACAAGGCATTGCTGCTCGACACCATCAAGGTACCCAGCCCGGATTGCTACCTGCGCCCTGAAGGCATGGGCTGGGAAGAACATTCGCGCAACCTGTTCGCGGCCATGGAGCAGACCCTGGCAGAGCACCATGCCAGTGTCGCTGCGGTGATTGTCGAGCCATTGATCCAGGGCGCCGGTGGCATGCGCATGTACCACCCGGTGTACCTCAAGCTGTTGCGCGAAGCCTGCGACCGCTACGGCGTACACCTGATCCACGACGAAATCGCCGTGGGCTTTGGCCGTACCGGGACGATGTTCGCCTGCGAGCAGGCCGGCATCCGTCCGGATTTCCTGTGCCTGTCCAAGGCCCTCACCGGTGGTTACCTGCCGCTGGCCGCTTGCCTGACCACCAACGAGGTGTACAGCGCCTTCTACGACGATTACCCGACCCTGCGCGCCTTTCTTCATTCACACAGTTACACCGGCAACCCGCTGGCTTGTGCCGCAGCGCTGGCGACCCTGGATATCTTCGAGCAAGACAACGTCATCGAAGCGAACAAGGCGCTGGCCCAGCGCATGGCAACGGCGACTGCGCACCTGGTCGACCACCGGCATGTCGCCGAAGTGCGCCAGACCGGCATGGCCCTGGCCATCGAGATGGTCCAGGACAAGGCCAGCAAGAGCGCCTACCCGTGGCAGGAACGCCGCGGCTTGAAGGTCTTTGAGCACGCCCTGAGCCGCGGCGCGCTGCTGCGTCCCTTGGGCAGTGTGGTGTACTTCCTGCCGCCCTACGTGATCACCCCGGAGCAGATCGACTTCCTTGCCCAAGTGGCCACCGAAGGTATCGACATTGCCACCCGCAGCAGCGTCAGCGTGGCTGTGCCGGCTGATTTCCACCCTGACTTTCGCGATCCGGGCTAA
- a CDS encoding flavin monoamine oxidase family protein: MSAGWLRACALVMIGLFSGAALAKDKAPTAIVVGGGLAGLTAAYELQNKGWQVTLLEAKTGMGGRSGLATSEWIGNSKAQPVLNQYLDAFKLSTLPAPEFVRTPGYLIDGEYFSAADLATKQPATAEALKRYEKTLDDLARSIDDPLNPAANSTLFALDQLNVSGWLDKLQLPTTARQLVNQQIRTRYDEPSRLSLLYFAQQTRVYRGVSDRDLRAARLPGGSPVLAQAFVKQLKTIKTQSPVSAIIQDKDGVTVKVGSVGYQADYVVLAVPLRALSKIQMTPGLDTQHLAALKGTNYGWRDQLMLKFKTPVWESRARMSGEIYSNTGLGMLWIEPALKGGANVVINLSGDNARLLQAFGDKQMVDQVLIRLHAFYPQARGAFTGYEVRRYSTDAGTGGAYLAYGPGQISKYWRLWERPVQRISFAGEHTDAMYPGTLEGALRSGQRAASQVQDLAAGKSFEPVKAVAATAAAGTAAAAAASKGNFFSNLFGGSSDKAAKAEAPVKQEEGKPGFFKRLFGAADKPAEQPAAKPVEVAPAPTPAPAAAPAVAPVAKEEPAKAPVKAAPAKPAAKQAPAKKPVAKTQQQQKTAAKAAPAKKAAAKAEPAKKPLANTQAKAQ, encoded by the coding sequence ATGTCTGCTGGTTGGCTGCGCGCCTGTGCGCTGGTAATGATAGGACTGTTCAGCGGCGCTGCGCTGGCCAAAGACAAAGCCCCGACGGCAATCGTCGTCGGGGGCGGTCTGGCTGGCCTGACAGCCGCTTATGAATTGCAGAACAAGGGCTGGCAGGTGACCCTGCTTGAAGCCAAAACCGGCATGGGCGGGCGCTCGGGCCTGGCCACCAGTGAGTGGATTGGCAACAGCAAGGCCCAGCCGGTGCTCAACCAGTACCTGGACGCCTTCAAGCTCAGCACCCTGCCGGCACCGGAGTTCGTGCGGACCCCGGGCTACCTGATCGACGGCGAGTACTTCAGCGCGGCTGACCTTGCCACCAAGCAACCGGCCACTGCCGAGGCACTCAAGCGCTATGAGAAGACCCTCGACGATCTGGCCCGTTCGATCGATGACCCGTTGAACCCGGCGGCCAACAGCACCCTGTTCGCGTTGGACCAGCTCAACGTTTCCGGCTGGCTCGACAAGCTGCAACTGCCAACCACCGCGCGCCAGTTGGTCAACCAGCAGATCCGTACCCGCTACGACGAGCCGTCGCGCCTGTCGCTGCTCTATTTCGCCCAGCAGACCCGCGTCTACCGTGGCGTCAGCGACCGTGACCTGCGCGCCGCCCGCCTGCCTGGCGGCAGCCCGGTACTGGCCCAGGCCTTCGTCAAGCAACTGAAGACCATCAAGACCCAGTCGCCGGTCAGCGCCATCATCCAGGACAAGGACGGCGTTACCGTCAAGGTGGGTAGCGTCGGTTACCAGGCCGACTATGTCGTACTGGCCGTACCGCTGCGCGCGCTGTCGAAAATCCAGATGACCCCGGGCCTGGACACCCAGCACCTGGCCGCCCTCAAGGGCACCAACTACGGCTGGCGCGACCAGCTGATGCTCAAGTTCAAGACGCCGGTGTGGGAAAGCCGCGCGCGGATGTCTGGCGAAATCTACAGCAACACCGGCCTGGGCATGCTCTGGATCGAGCCTGCGCTCAAGGGCGGTGCCAACGTCGTGATCAACCTCTCCGGTGACAACGCCCGCCTGCTCCAGGCTTTTGGCGACAAGCAGATGGTCGATCAGGTACTGATCCGCCTGCATGCGTTCTACCCGCAAGCCCGTGGTGCCTTCACCGGTTACGAAGTACGCCGTTACAGCACCGACGCCGGTACCGGTGGTGCCTACCTGGCCTACGGTCCGGGTCAGATCAGCAAGTACTGGCGCCTGTGGGAGCGGCCGGTGCAGCGCATTAGCTTTGCTGGCGAGCACACCGATGCAATGTACCCGGGCACCCTCGAAGGCGCACTGCGCAGTGGCCAGCGTGCTGCCAGCCAGGTCCAGGACCTGGCCGCCGGCAAGTCGTTCGAACCGGTCAAGGCGGTCGCCGCTACCGCCGCTGCAGGCACCGCTGCTGCGGCGGCGGCGAGCAAGGGCAACTTCTTCAGCAACCTGTTCGGCGGCTCGTCCGATAAGGCGGCCAAGGCCGAGGCGCCGGTGAAGCAGGAAGAGGGCAAGCCAGGGTTCTTCAAGCGTCTGTTCGGTGCTGCTGACAAGCCTGCAGAGCAACCAGCGGCCAAGCCGGTCGAGGTAGCTCCGGCCCCGACACCGGCCCCGGCGGCTGCACCTGCGGTGGCACCAGTGGCCAAGGAAGAGCCAGCCAAGGCGCCGGTGAAAGCAGCCCCGGCCAAACCTGCGGCCAAGCAGGCACCGGCGAAGAAGCCGGTAGCCAAGACGCAACAGCAGCAAAAGACCGCAGCCAAGGCGGCACCGGCCAAGAAAGCCGCCGCCAAGGCGGAGCCTGCGAAAAAGCCGCTGGCCAATACCCAGGCCAAGGCGCAGTGA
- a CDS encoding cytochrome b — MQLRNSPSRYGFVSIVLHWGVALAVFGLFGLGLWMMGLDYYSPWRKDAPDLHKSIGLVLLGVMLLRVLWRFVSPPPPAPDSHGKFTRIASKLGHGLLYLGLFAVMSAGYLISTADGVGIPVFGLFEVPALISSIPDQADVAGEVHFYLAWGLVIFAGLHGLAALKHHFIDRDATLIRMLGRKA, encoded by the coding sequence ATGCAACTGCGCAACTCACCTTCTCGTTACGGCTTTGTCAGCATCGTCCTGCACTGGGGTGTTGCTCTGGCTGTATTCGGCCTGTTCGGCCTGGGCCTGTGGATGATGGGCCTGGACTACTACAGCCCCTGGCGCAAAGACGCCCCCGACCTGCACAAAAGCATTGGCCTGGTCCTGCTGGGGGTAATGCTGCTGCGTGTGCTCTGGCGCTTTGTCAGCCCGCCACCGCCAGCCCCGGACAGCCACGGCAAGTTCACCCGCATCGCCTCCAAGCTCGGCCATGGCCTGCTGTACCTGGGCCTGTTCGCGGTGATGAGCGCCGGTTACCTGATTTCTACCGCTGATGGCGTCGGCATCCCGGTGTTCGGCTTGTTCGAAGTACCGGCATTGATCAGCAGCATTCCTGATCAGGCCGATGTTGCCGGCGAGGTCCATTTCTACCTGGCCTGGGGCCTGGTGATCTTTGCCGGGCTGCACGGCCTGGCAGCCCTGAAGCACCACTTTATCGACCGTGACGCGACCCTGATCCGCATGCTGGGCCGCAAAGCTTGA
- a CDS encoding YceI family protein, with the protein MLKKTFAALALGTALFSAGQAMAADYKIDKEGQHAFVDWKISHLGYSFIHGTFKDFDGSFSWDAAKPEASKIAVDLKTASLWSNHAERDKHIASKDFLDVKKYPDAKFVSTAVKTTGEKTADVTGDLTLHGVTKPVIFKATFNGEGKDPWGGERAGFNATTTLNLNDFGIKGPGASSQTLDLDISIEGVKQK; encoded by the coding sequence ATGTTGAAAAAGACTTTTGCCGCTCTGGCGCTCGGTACCGCACTGTTCTCGGCCGGTCAGGCAATGGCAGCAGACTACAAGATCGACAAGGAAGGCCAGCACGCCTTCGTTGACTGGAAGATCAGCCACCTGGGCTACAGCTTCATCCACGGTACCTTCAAGGATTTTGATGGTTCCTTCAGCTGGGATGCCGCCAAGCCTGAAGCCAGCAAGATCGCTGTTGACCTGAAAACTGCCAGCCTGTGGTCCAACCACGCCGAGCGTGACAAGCACATCGCCAGTAAAGACTTCCTCGATGTGAAGAAGTACCCAGACGCCAAGTTCGTGTCTACTGCCGTTAAAACCACCGGCGAGAAAACCGCTGACGTGACTGGCGACCTGACCCTGCACGGCGTGACCAAGCCGGTGATCTTCAAGGCTACCTTCAACGGTGAAGGCAAGGATCCATGGGGTGGCGAGCGTGCTGGCTTCAACGCTACCACCACGCTGAACCTGAACGACTTCGGCATCAAGGGCCCAGGTGCTTCTTCGCAGACCCTGGATCTGGATATCTCGATCGAAGGCGTCAAACAGAAGTAA
- a CDS encoding DEAD/DEAH box helicase yields MSFASLGLSEALVRAIEAAGYTQPTPVQQRAIPAVLQGRDLMVAAQTGTGKTGGFALPILERLFPGGHPDKSQRHGPRQPRVLVLTPTRELAAQVHDSFKVYARELKFVSACIFGGVGMNPQVQAMAKGVDVLVACPGRLLDLAGQGSVDLSHVETLVLDEADRMLDMGFIHDVKKVLARLPAKRQNLLFSATFSKDITDLADKLLHNPERIEVTPPNTTVERIEQRVYRLPASHKRALLAHLITMGAWEQVLVFTRTKHGANRLAEYLEKHGLTAAAIHGNKSQNARTKALADFKAGSVRIMVATDIAARGLDIDQLPHVVNFELPNVEEDYVHRIGRTGRAGRSGEAISLVAPDEEKLLKSIERVTRQKIPDGDLMGFDASKVEAEKPEVRERPQNNPRGGRGQRADGSNAGSGGRKDKGKDQGKDKGRDKDKEKTAEKSAGGRQERKPRDNKPRQSQSAQPGTPPASANRDPEEFLDDDVDNFGNRADYVSPYQGKSNQGRNRRPGAPAQNGSGAGNPPRGGQPRSNNGPRSGGGATANGEKRGGGARNGGGNRDGGGRNRRPARDEQSSKEPAVRNPREGQPQPKIMHKESKVDRFPTAEQLEQLPSRPRGEKPALLTRNR; encoded by the coding sequence ATGTCCTTTGCTTCCCTCGGTCTCTCCGAGGCTCTAGTCCGCGCCATCGAGGCTGCGGGCTACACCCAGCCCACTCCGGTGCAACAGCGGGCCATTCCCGCCGTGTTGCAAGGCCGCGACCTGATGGTTGCCGCCCAGACAGGTACTGGTAAAACCGGCGGTTTCGCCCTGCCGATCCTTGAACGCCTGTTCCCCGGTGGTCACCCGGACAAATCCCAGCGTCACGGCCCACGCCAGCCGCGGGTACTGGTGTTGACCCCGACACGCGAACTGGCCGCCCAGGTTCATGACAGCTTCAAGGTCTACGCCCGTGAACTCAAGTTTGTCAGCGCCTGCATCTTCGGCGGTGTCGGCATGAACCCCCAGGTTCAGGCCATGGCCAAAGGTGTTGACGTGCTGGTGGCTTGCCCGGGTCGCTTGCTCGACCTGGCCGGCCAGGGCAGTGTTGATCTGTCCCACGTCGAAACCCTGGTGCTGGACGAAGCCGACCGCATGCTCGACATGGGCTTCATTCACGACGTGAAGAAGGTCCTCGCCCGCTTGCCGGCCAAGCGTCAGAACCTGCTGTTCTCGGCGACGTTCTCCAAGGACATCACCGACCTTGCCGACAAGCTGCTGCACAACCCCGAGCGCATCGAAGTCACGCCGCCGAACACCACGGTCGAGCGTATCGAGCAACGTGTCTACCGCCTGCCGGCCAGCCACAAGCGCGCCCTGCTGGCTCACCTGATCACCATGGGTGCCTGGGAACAGGTCCTGGTCTTCACGCGTACCAAGCACGGCGCCAACCGCCTGGCCGAGTACCTGGAAAAGCACGGCCTGACCGCCGCTGCGATCCACGGCAACAAGAGCCAGAACGCGCGCACCAAGGCCCTGGCCGACTTCAAGGCCGGCAGCGTGCGCATCATGGTCGCCACCGACATCGCCGCCCGTGGCCTGGACATCGACCAGCTGCCGCACGTGGTCAACTTCGAGCTGCCCAACGTCGAGGAAGACTACGTCCACCGCATCGGCCGTACCGGCCGTGCCGGTCGTTCGGGCGAGGCCATCTCGCTGGTCGCTCCGGATGAAGAAAAGCTGCTCAAGAGCATCGAGCGCGTGACCCGCCAGAAGATCCCGGATGGCGACCTGATGGGCTTTGATGCCTCCAAGGTCGAAGCCGAAAAACCTGAAGTGCGTGAACGTCCGCAAAACAATCCGCGCGGTGGCCGTGGCCAGCGCGCCGATGGCAGCAATGCCGGCAGCGGCGGCCGCAAGGACAAGGGCAAGGATCAGGGCAAAGACAAAGGCCGCGACAAGGACAAGGAAAAAACCGCGGAGAAATCCGCCGGTGGCCGACAGGAGCGCAAGCCGCGCGACAACAAGCCGCGTCAAAGCCAGTCGGCCCAGCCAGGTACACCGCCGGCATCGGCCAACCGTGATCCGGAAGAGTTCCTGGATGACGACGTGGACAACTTCGGCAACCGCGCCGACTACGTCAGCCCCTACCAGGGCAAGAGCAACCAGGGCCGCAATCGCCGTCCGGGCGCACCTGCACAGAACGGTTCCGGCGCTGGCAACCCGCCACGTGGCGGCCAGCCGCGCAGCAACAACGGCCCGCGCAGCGGTGGCGGTGCTACTGCCAACGGCGAGAAGCGCGGTGGCGGTGCCCGTAATGGGGGTGGCAACCGTGACGGTGGCGGTCGCAATCGCCGCCCGGCTCGCGATGAGCAATCGAGCAAGGAGCCGGCCGTACGCAATCCGCGTGAAGGCCAGCCGCAGCCAAAGATCATGCACAAAGAGTCGAAAGTCGACCGCTTCCCGACTGCCGAACAGCTCGAACAGCTGCCAAGCCGTCCACGTGGCGAGAAGCCCGCACTGCTGACGCGCAACCGCTGA
- a CDS encoding substrate-binding periplasmic protein codes for MPDFTRLLTALFLTCLSAFAYGEKLRIVTEPWAPYVYLENGQAKGIDYEVTAEVFKRLGIEVEWQFLPWKRCLAMIEQGLADGVLDIFQTEQRDSQLFYPSEPLSDVEFTLFYANDRPHKVKRLEDLRGLTVGTSPGYSYGAAFIESPLFTREPAPTHEANFGKLERGRIDLLITDRRVGRYLVRNLGLGQQISELPLVVSRQSQYLAVRRNVGMDLLAQRFAAELRRFKREPAYADLHARYAKAGDNFQPAVEQQESSTR; via the coding sequence ATGCCCGACTTCACCCGCCTGTTGACCGCGCTGTTTCTCACTTGCCTAAGTGCCTTTGCTTACGGCGAGAAGCTGCGTATCGTCACCGAACCCTGGGCTCCCTATGTGTATCTGGAGAACGGCCAGGCCAAAGGCATCGACTACGAAGTCACCGCTGAGGTTTTCAAGCGCCTTGGGATCGAGGTGGAATGGCAGTTCCTGCCCTGGAAGCGTTGCCTGGCCATGATCGAGCAAGGCCTGGCTGACGGTGTGCTGGACATCTTCCAGACCGAGCAACGTGACAGCCAGCTGTTCTACCCCAGCGAACCGCTGTCCGACGTTGAGTTCACCCTGTTCTATGCCAACGACCGCCCGCACAAGGTCAAGCGCCTGGAAGATCTGCGCGGCCTGACGGTCGGAACGTCGCCTGGCTACAGCTACGGCGCGGCGTTCATCGAGTCGCCGTTGTTCACCCGTGAGCCTGCTCCGACCCACGAAGCCAACTTCGGCAAGCTCGAGCGCGGGCGTATCGATCTGCTGATCACTGACCGCCGGGTGGGTCGCTACCTGGTGCGCAACCTGGGCCTGGGGCAGCAAATCAGCGAACTGCCGCTGGTGGTCAGCCGCCAGAGCCAATACCTGGCCGTACGCCGCAATGTCGGCATGGACCTGCTGGCTCAGCGCTTTGCCGCCGAGCTGCGCCGCTTCAAGCGTGAACCGGCCTATGCCGACTTGCATGCCCGCTACGCCAAAGCCGGGGATAACTTTCAACCCGCCGTTGAGCAGCAGGAAAGCAGCACACGCTGA
- the metF gene encoding methylenetetrahydrofolate reductase [NAD(P)H]: MSQERRYSFEFFPTKTDAGHEKLLATARQLASYNPDFFSCTYGAGGSTRDRTLNTVLQLENEVKVPAAPHLSCVGDSKDDLRSLLTQYKAAGIQRIVALRGDLPSGMGMASGELRYANELVEFIRQESGEHFHIEVAAYPEMHPQARNFEDDLNNFVRKAKAGANSAITQYFFNADSYFYFVERVQQMGVDIPVVPGIMPITNYSKLARFSDACGAEIPRWIRKQLEAYGDDVKSIQQFGEEVITRMCEQLLQGGAPGLHFYTLNQAEPSLAIWSNLKLPR; this comes from the coding sequence ATGTCTCAAGAACGTCGTTACAGCTTCGAGTTCTTCCCGACCAAGACCGATGCTGGACATGAAAAACTGCTCGCCACTGCCCGTCAGCTGGCCAGCTACAACCCTGATTTTTTCTCCTGCACCTACGGTGCCGGTGGCTCGACCCGCGACCGCACGCTCAACACCGTGCTGCAGCTGGAAAACGAAGTGAAAGTACCGGCGGCCCCGCACCTGTCGTGCGTCGGCGACAGCAAGGATGACCTGCGCTCGCTGCTGACCCAGTACAAGGCCGCCGGCATCCAGCGCATCGTCGCCCTGCGCGGCGACCTGCCATCAGGCATGGGCATGGCCAGCGGCGAGCTGCGCTACGCCAACGAACTGGTGGAGTTCATCCGCCAGGAAAGCGGTGAGCACTTCCACATCGAAGTTGCCGCTTACCCGGAGATGCACCCCCAGGCGCGCAACTTCGAAGATGACCTGAACAACTTCGTGCGCAAGGCCAAGGCCGGTGCCAACAGCGCCATCACCCAGTACTTCTTCAACGCTGACAGCTACTTCTACTTCGTCGAGCGCGTGCAGCAGATGGGCGTGGATATTCCTGTAGTGCCGGGGATCATGCCGATCACCAACTACAGCAAACTGGCGCGCTTCTCCGACGCCTGCGGCGCCGAGATCCCGCGCTGGATCCGCAAACAGCTGGAAGCCTATGGCGATGACGTCAAAAGCATCCAGCAGTTCGGTGAAGAGGTCATCACCCGCATGTGCGAGCAACTGCTGCAAGGCGGCGCTCCAGGGTTGCACTTCTACACCCTGAACCAGGCCGAACCAAGCCTGGCGATCTGGAGCAACCTCAAGTTGCCCCGCTGA
- the ahcY gene encoding adenosylhomocysteinase, with the protein MSAVNTPAGFTDYKVADISLAAWGRRETIIAESEMPALMGLRRKYLQEQPLKGAKILGCIHMTIQTAVLIETLVALGAEVRWSSCNIFSTQDQAAASIAAAGIPVFAWKGETEEEYEWCLEQTILKDGQPWDANMILDDGGDLTELLHNKYPAVLERVHGVTEETTTGVHRLLDMLAKGELKVPAINVNDSVTKSKNDNKYGCRHSLNDAIKRGTDHLLSGKQALVIGYGDVGKGSAQSLRQEGMIVKVSEVDPICAMQACMDGFELVSPFIDGINNGTEASIDKALLGKIDLIVTTTGNVNVCDANMLKALKKRAVVCNIGHFDNEIDTAFMRKNWAWEEVKPQVHKIHRTGHGDFDPQNDDYLILLAEGRLVNLGNATGHPSRIMDGSFANQVLAQIFLFEQKYADLPAAQKAERLTVEVLPKKLDEEVALEMVRGFGGVVTQLTPQQAEYIGVTVEGPFKPHAYRY; encoded by the coding sequence ATGAGCGCTGTAAACACGCCTGCTGGTTTTACCGATTACAAAGTCGCCGACATCTCCCTGGCTGCTTGGGGCCGTCGCGAGACCATCATTGCTGAATCGGAAATGCCTGCGCTGATGGGCCTGCGCCGCAAGTACCTGCAAGAGCAACCGCTCAAGGGTGCAAAAATCCTCGGCTGCATCCACATGACCATTCAGACCGCCGTGCTGATCGAAACCCTGGTAGCCCTGGGTGCCGAAGTACGCTGGTCGTCTTGCAACATCTTCTCGACTCAAGACCAGGCCGCTGCGTCCATCGCCGCTGCCGGCATCCCGGTTTTCGCCTGGAAAGGCGAAACCGAGGAAGAGTACGAGTGGTGCCTGGAGCAGACCATCCTCAAGGATGGCCAGCCATGGGACGCCAACATGATCCTCGACGACGGCGGCGACCTGACCGAGCTGCTGCACAACAAGTATCCGGCTGTGCTGGAACGCGTTCACGGTGTCACCGAAGAGACCACCACCGGCGTGCACCGCCTGCTCGACATGCTGGCCAAGGGCGAGCTGAAGGTTCCGGCGATCAACGTCAACGACTCGGTCACCAAGAGCAAGAACGACAACAAGTACGGCTGCCGTCACAGCCTCAACGACGCCATCAAGCGTGGCACCGACCACCTGCTGTCGGGCAAGCAGGCCCTGGTCATTGGCTACGGTGACGTGGGCAAGGGCTCGGCCCAGTCGCTGCGTCAGGAAGGCATGATCGTCAAGGTCTCGGAAGTCGACCCGATCTGCGCCATGCAAGCTTGCATGGACGGTTTCGAGCTGGTCTCGCCGTTCATCGACGGTATCAACAACGGTACCGAAGCCAGCATCGACAAAGCCTTGCTGGGCAAGATCGACCTGATCGTGACCACCACCGGCAACGTCAATGTCTGCGATGCCAACATGCTCAAGGCTCTGAAAAAGCGCGCTGTGGTCTGCAACATCGGCCACTTCGACAATGAAATCGACACCGCTTTCATGCGCAAGAACTGGGCCTGGGAAGAGGTCAAACCACAGGTACACAAGATCCACCGTACCGGCCATGGCGACTTCGACCCACAGAACGATGACTACCTGATCCTGCTGGCCGAAGGCCGCCTGGTGAACCTGGGCAACGCCACCGGTCACCCGAGCCGGATCATGGACGGCTCGTTCGCCAACCAGGTGCTAGCACAGATCTTCCTGTTCGAGCAGAAATACGCCGACCTGCCAGCCGCTCAAAAAGCCGAGCGCCTGACCGTTGAAGTCCTGCCGAAGAAACTCGACGAAGAAGTGGCACTGGAAATGGTCCGCGGCTTCGGCGGCGTGGTCACCCAACTGACCCCACAGCAGGCCGAGTACATCGGCGTTACCGTTGAAGGGCCGTTCAAGCCACACGCCTACCGCTACTGA